The nucleotide sequence TTTTTCTTGAATCTGCTTACTTTGTTCCTTCTGTAATAGCAGTAAGTTCAAGATCCTTGGGGCTTATTACAGATGCATCTTCATTGTTTGAAAAAGGTGTTGACCCTGATTTTACACCGCATGCTTCTAACGTTGCTTCTAAAATGATATTAGAAGAGGCAGGCGGTATTTTATTTAAGGATAGTATACATGATTTAAGAGATCCAAAGAAAGGTATTAATTTGAGAGTTTCAAAGGCTGTGAGTTTACTCGGTGATGAAGTTAAAGTAGAAGAAATAAAGAAATATTTCGAAATTGAAGGTTTTGACTATATATTTAACGAAGTTAACAATACATTTACAGTGTATGCCCCAACTTTTAGGCAGGATATTGCTATAGAAGAGGACCTAATAGAAGAAATTGCAAGAATAAGAGGTTATAATGAATTCAAGGAGACTCCAATTGTTTCTAATCTTAAGAGCGGAAGTATTGAAAAAATTCAAGATTTTAATTCATTCTTGAGAAATTTCTTATTATCTTACGGCCTTAATGAAGTTATTACATCGACACTTGTTAGCTCGGCAATGTTATCTAAGTATATGCTATTTGATGAAGAGAAAACAATTAAGATTTTAAATCCATTAACGGAAGATATGGCATATTTAAGGCCGAGTCTATTGGTAACTTTGTTAGAAGTTGCAACGAGGAATATCAATGTTAATATTAAAGATTTTGGTATTTTTGAGATAGGTAAGGTGTTTTATAAGGAAAATAGTTTCAAAGAAAAGTTCAATCTTTCTATTTTTCTTATAGGTGATTACATCCTTAAGAATCCTTATAAGAAAACTCTACACTACGACTTTTTCTACTTAAAAGGCATCTTAGAAGATCTTTTTGATGAATTAAAAATCCCGACAAGATTTGAAAAACAATCTTACCCGTATTTGCATCCTTATAGGAGCGCTGTTATTAAAGTAAACGATGATCCTATTGGGTTTTTAGGTGAGATACACCCCAATACTCTCCAAAATGCATATTATTGTGAGTTAGATGTTCAAAAGTTATTGAATAATAGTTCTTTAGAGAAAAAGTTTACTCAATTTTCCATATATCCATCTGTCAAAAGAGACATTGCAATTTTAGTCGATAAAGACATAGAAGAGATTAAGGTTCGTGATGTGATTAGGTCAGCTTTTATTAGTGAACTAAAAAATATTGTGCTTTTTGATGTTTATGAAGGAGATCCTTTGCCTAAAGATAAAAAGAGTTTAGCTTACTCGCTTGAGTTTGTCTCATTTGAAAAAACGTTAACAAGTGAGGAAGTTGATAATTACATACTTAAGATAGAAAAGAGTTTAATAGATAAGGTAAGTGGTGTTCTA is from Caldisericaceae bacterium and encodes:
- the pheT gene encoding phenylalanine--tRNA ligase subunit beta; translation: MLVSYRLLKDLIDFSYSPNELATKFTHLGLEVEHVEHVDKKFDKVITAKVLDVTPISGTKLFKVDLLVSENETKTVITAATNVKKYDVVPYAMVGARISDGRVIEEKYFGDILSQGMLCSYNELGLESEFLSNQEKDGILILPEDTPLFKNFDDVFPVEDFYLEFSLLPDRADAFNVLGIARWVEIILAKEEGRKANFEKLQPKIQLEENLPNTPFEVKIVDTDCAKFYSGRLIKNVKIKNSSYNLRTKLYKLGVRPINNIVDITNYVLKMYGQPLHAFDFDKLEGGIFVRRARDGEKIKTLDGVERILSERNLLIADSVNAVALAGVIGGKYTEVTSETKNVFLESAYFVPSVIAVSSRSLGLITDASSLFEKGVDPDFTPHASNVASKMILEEAGGILFKDSIHDLRDPKKGINLRVSKAVSLLGDEVKVEEIKKYFEIEGFDYIFNEVNNTFTVYAPTFRQDIAIEEDLIEEIARIRGYNEFKETPIVSNLKSGSIEKIQDFNSFLRNFLLSYGLNEVITSTLVSSAMLSKYMLFDEEKTIKILNPLTEDMAYLRPSLLVTLLEVATRNINVNIKDFGIFEIGKVFYKENSFKEKFNLSIFLIGDYILKNPYKKTLHYDFFYLKGILEDLFDELKIPTRFEKQSYPYLHPYRSAVIKVNDDPIGFLGEIHPNTLQNAYYCELDVQKLLNNSSLEKKFTQFSIYPSVKRDIAILVDKDIEEIKVRDVIRSAFISELKNIVLFDVYEGDPLPKDKKSLAYSLEFVSFEKTLTSEEVDNYILKIEKSLIDKVSGVLRRQ